The following are encoded in a window of Saccharothrix longispora genomic DNA:
- a CDS encoding thymidine kinase → MEPTNPDLDPTDALSSVPAAGAGRGVSPTGKLRFFFGPMDCGKSTLALQIDHNQARQGRSGLLLVRHDRSGTPTISSRMGLARNALEVHEDMDLCAVVRRRWAAGTRVDYVIVDEAQFLSPAQVDQLAELADDAQVEVYCFGLATDFRSTLFPGSRRLFELADELNAIQVEVLCWCGRAGRFNARVHDGEVVRAGDTVLVADTAVVAEEVRYQVLCRTHYRTGDLGPHAVSGRQLSLT, encoded by the coding sequence GTGGAACCGACGAATCCCGACCTCGACCCCACCGACGCCCTGTCGTCCGTGCCCGCAGCCGGCGCCGGGCGCGGCGTGTCCCCCACCGGGAAACTGCGGTTCTTCTTCGGCCCCATGGACTGCGGCAAGTCCACCCTGGCCTTGCAGATCGACCACAACCAGGCACGACAGGGCCGCAGCGGCCTGCTGCTCGTCCGCCACGACCGCTCCGGCACCCCCACCATCTCCAGCCGCATGGGCCTGGCCCGCAACGCCCTCGAAGTGCACGAGGACATGGACCTGTGCGCCGTGGTCCGCCGACGCTGGGCCGCCGGCACCCGCGTCGACTACGTCATCGTCGACGAAGCCCAGTTCCTCTCCCCCGCCCAGGTCGACCAGCTCGCCGAACTCGCCGACGACGCCCAGGTCGAGGTCTACTGCTTCGGCCTGGCCACCGACTTCCGCAGCACCCTGTTCCCCGGCTCCCGGCGGCTGTTCGAACTCGCCGACGAGCTCAACGCCATCCAGGTCGAGGTCCTGTGCTGGTGCGGGCGCGCCGGCCGCTTCAACGCCCGCGTCCACGACGGGGAGGTCGTCCGCGCCGGCGACACCGTCCTGGTCGCCGACACCGCCGTCGTCGCCGAAGAGGTCCGCTACCAGGTCCTGTGCCGCACCCACTACCGCACCGGCGACCTCGGCCCGCACGCCGTCAGCGGACGCCAGCTCAGCCTCACCTGA
- a CDS encoding MrcB family domain-containing protein codes for MREVLLSVLDIQRARADSPPRDINTYNHEPTRRRRSLVTDVLTGRLRRRLPVLRANSVDDLDVSAKDGQGRPAEVPWARVHSRSRSPRARDGWYAVYLFDAVGQSVYLALMQGTTTGDSDAPVDRADEDLVARSSWARQALGDDLAARSDLLFAVDLKGRSGKRAKGYQLGTVAAFEYRRDAVPGDDVLDADLLFLTAVLARLHEIEESPEVAEAVESASRTAGRAHGGGQGFGLDRAGRVAVEGRAVRLAREHLEAEGWTVRDVGAVESYDLAAVRGDERLFVEVKGTTSAGTQVVLTRNEVLLNAERHPDTMLIVVSGIVLGNGRAHGGRLRVVHPWRVEEDLSPISYRYRVR; via the coding sequence GTGCGAGAGGTCTTACTCAGCGTGCTGGACATCCAACGCGCGCGCGCCGACAGCCCCCCTCGGGACATCAACACCTACAACCACGAACCGACGCGTCGCCGACGCAGCCTCGTCACCGACGTCCTGACCGGGCGGCTTCGCCGGCGCTTGCCCGTCCTGCGCGCGAACTCGGTCGACGACCTCGACGTCTCGGCCAAGGACGGCCAGGGCAGACCGGCCGAGGTCCCGTGGGCGCGGGTGCACTCCCGCAGCCGCTCACCGCGGGCGCGCGACGGCTGGTACGCGGTCTACCTGTTCGACGCCGTGGGTCAGAGCGTCTACCTGGCACTGATGCAGGGCACGACTACCGGTGACAGCGACGCGCCGGTCGACAGGGCGGACGAGGATCTCGTCGCGCGGTCGTCGTGGGCACGGCAGGCGTTGGGCGACGACCTGGCGGCCCGCTCTGACCTGCTGTTCGCCGTGGACCTGAAGGGCCGTTCCGGCAAACGCGCCAAGGGCTACCAACTGGGCACCGTGGCCGCGTTCGAGTACCGGCGCGACGCCGTGCCCGGCGACGACGTGCTCGACGCTGACCTGCTGTTCCTTACGGCGGTCCTGGCTCGGCTGCACGAGATCGAGGAGAGCCCCGAGGTCGCGGAGGCGGTCGAGTCGGCGTCGCGCACGGCAGGACGTGCGCATGGCGGCGGTCAGGGCTTCGGGCTCGACCGGGCGGGCCGGGTCGCGGTGGAGGGGCGTGCGGTCCGGCTGGCGCGCGAGCACCTGGAGGCCGAGGGGTGGACGGTGCGGGACGTGGGGGCCGTCGAGTCCTACGACCTGGCCGCCGTTCGCGGCGACGAGCGGTTGTTCGTCGAAGTCAAGGGCACCACATCGGCCGGCACGCAGGTCGTGCTGACCCGCAACGAGGTGCTGCTCAACGCCGAGCGCCACCCCGACACGATGCTGATCGTGGTGAGCGGCATCGTGCTGGGCAACGGACGGGCGCACGGGGGCCGGCTGAGGGTGGTGCACCCGTGGCGGGTGGAGGAGGACCTGAGCCCGATCTCCTACCGGTACCGAGTGCGGTGA
- a CDS encoding hotdog fold domain-containing protein yields MSPTEGFSVTHRRYVPHSHAHYGGNLVDGAYGLGLFGDVATELLIRTDGDEGLFAGYSHVEFAAPILAGDVVEATATLVRVGTRSREIEFEVRVVCRSAPERGPSAADVLDPPVVATRARGTVVAPERD; encoded by the coding sequence GTGAGCCCGACCGAGGGTTTCTCCGTCACCCACCGCCGCTACGTGCCGCACTCGCACGCCCACTACGGCGGCAACCTCGTGGACGGCGCCTACGGGCTGGGCCTGTTCGGCGACGTCGCCACCGAGCTGCTCATCCGCACCGACGGCGACGAGGGCCTGTTCGCCGGCTACTCGCACGTCGAGTTCGCCGCGCCGATCCTCGCCGGGGACGTGGTCGAGGCCACCGCCACCCTCGTGCGGGTGGGCACCCGGTCGCGCGAGATCGAGTTCGAGGTCCGCGTGGTGTGCCGCTCCGCGCCCGAGCGCGGCCCGTCGGCCGCCGACGTGCTGGACCCGCCGGTCGTGGCCACCCGCGCCCGCGGCACGGTGGTCGCCCCCGAGCGGGATTAG
- a CDS encoding TetR/AcrR family transcriptional regulator, whose amino-acid sequence MAAEHSDPARTLAVLWRTHERSARKDLGVDRIVTAAVALADAEGIGALSMRRVAEKLGVGTMSLYTHVPGKAELVDVMVDHVNGETARSADVPGGWRGRLTSVARENWELHLRHPWLLEVPTNRAVLGPNVAAKYDYELGAVDGIGLTDVEMDSVLALVLGHVRTAARVAVEAARTEQRTGLTDEQWWRAAAPYLAKVFDPRRFPRAARVGAAAGEAHGAAHDGEHAFAFGLERVLDGVEALVRSRQAGQ is encoded by the coding sequence GTGGCAGCCGAACACAGCGACCCGGCCCGGACCCTCGCGGTGCTGTGGCGCACCCACGAGCGCAGCGCCCGCAAGGACCTGGGCGTGGACCGCATCGTCACCGCCGCGGTCGCCCTGGCCGACGCCGAGGGCATCGGGGCGCTGTCCATGCGCCGGGTGGCGGAGAAGCTCGGCGTGGGCACCATGTCGCTCTACACGCACGTGCCGGGCAAGGCCGAACTGGTCGACGTGATGGTCGACCACGTCAACGGCGAGACCGCCCGGTCGGCGGACGTGCCCGGCGGGTGGCGGGGCAGGCTCACCAGTGTCGCGCGGGAGAACTGGGAGCTGCACCTGCGCCACCCGTGGCTGCTGGAGGTGCCCACGAACCGGGCCGTGCTGGGGCCCAACGTGGCCGCGAAGTACGACTACGAGCTGGGCGCCGTGGACGGCATCGGGTTGACCGACGTGGAGATGGACTCGGTGCTGGCCCTGGTGCTCGGCCACGTGCGCACCGCCGCCCGCGTCGCGGTGGAGGCCGCCCGCACCGAGCAGCGCACGGGCCTGACCGACGAGCAGTGGTGGCGGGCCGCCGCGCCGTACCTGGCGAAGGTCTTCGACCCCCGCCGGTTCCCCCGGGCGGCCCGCGTGGGCGCCGCGGCGGGGGAGGCCCACGGCGCGGCCCACGACGGTGAGCACGCGTTCGCCTTCGGGCTGGAACGCGTGCTCGACGGCGTCGAGGCGCTGGTGCGGTCCCGGCAGGCGGGTCAGTAG
- a CDS encoding PspC domain-containing protein — translation MTTLSRPQSQKMIAGVCAGLAARYGWKASTVRLLFVVSCLLPGPQFLVYIVLWAMMPKAAY, via the coding sequence ATGACGACGTTGAGCAGGCCCCAGAGCCAGAAGATGATCGCGGGCGTGTGCGCCGGTCTGGCCGCGCGCTACGGCTGGAAGGCGAGCACGGTGCGACTGCTGTTCGTGGTGTCGTGCCTGCTGCCCGGTCCGCAGTTCCTGGTCTACATCGTGCTGTGGGCGATGATGCCCAAGGCCGCCTACTGA
- a CDS encoding polyprenol monophosphomannose synthase, translated as MADQQAQPDRELGPVLVVIPTYNERDNIGTIVKRLHAALPQVHVLVVDDGSPDGTGKVADEMAAADDRVHVMHRTEKAGLGAAYVAGFRWALERRYAVVVEMDADGSHAPEDLPRLLDALEDADLVLGSRYVPGGSTVNWPKYRQLISRGGSVYSRLALGAKVKDITGGFRAFRAEVLDRLKLHTVASQGYCFQIDLAWRTIELGYRVVEVPITFTEREIGESKMSGDIVREALWRVTKWGVRRRATQLRDLFAPKAKAPGNR; from the coding sequence ATGGCGGACCAGCAGGCGCAGCCTGACCGCGAGCTCGGGCCGGTGCTGGTGGTGATCCCGACCTACAACGAGCGGGACAACATCGGGACGATCGTGAAGCGGCTGCACGCGGCTCTGCCGCAGGTGCACGTGCTCGTGGTCGACGACGGCAGCCCGGACGGGACGGGGAAGGTCGCCGACGAGATGGCCGCCGCGGACGACCGGGTCCACGTGATGCACCGCACGGAGAAGGCGGGCCTGGGGGCGGCGTACGTGGCCGGGTTCCGGTGGGCGCTGGAGCGGCGGTACGCGGTGGTCGTGGAGATGGACGCCGACGGCTCGCACGCCCCGGAGGACCTGCCCCGGCTGCTGGACGCGCTGGAGGACGCCGACCTGGTGCTCGGCTCGCGGTACGTGCCGGGCGGCAGCACGGTGAACTGGCCGAAGTACCGGCAGCTGATCTCGCGCGGGGGCAGCGTGTACTCGCGGCTGGCGCTGGGGGCGAAGGTCAAGGACATCACCGGCGGCTTCCGGGCGTTCCGGGCCGAGGTGCTCGACCGGCTCAAGCTGCACACGGTGGCCTCGCAGGGCTACTGCTTCCAGATCGACCTGGCGTGGCGGACGATCGAGCTGGGCTACCGCGTGGTGGAGGTGCCGATCACGTTCACCGAGCGTGAGATCGGCGAGTCGAAGATGAGCGGCGACATCGTGCGCGAGGCGTTGTGGCGGGTGACGAAGTGGGGCGTGCGGCGGCGCGCGACCCAGCTGCGCGACCTGTTCGCGCCGAAGGCGAAAGCGCCGGGCAACCGCTAG
- a CDS encoding PadR family transcriptional regulator: MSEQAFLVLTALAEGPLHGYAVVRSVEELSEGRVRLRVGTLYGVLDRLVVEGLAEREREEVHQGRLRRYYRLTDDGVRALSAEVARLSANVRAASSVLRARGAL, encoded by the coding sequence ATGTCCGAGCAGGCGTTCCTGGTGTTGACCGCGTTGGCCGAGGGGCCGTTGCACGGTTACGCCGTCGTGCGGTCGGTGGAGGAGTTGTCCGAGGGGCGGGTGCGGTTGCGGGTGGGGACTCTCTACGGGGTGCTGGACCGGCTGGTGGTGGAGGGGCTCGCGGAGCGGGAGCGCGAGGAGGTGCACCAGGGGCGGTTGCGGCGGTACTACCGGTTGACCGACGACGGGGTGCGGGCGTTGTCGGCGGAGGTGGCGCGGTTGTCGGCGAACGTGCGGGCGGCGTCGTCGGTGCTGCGGGCGCGGGGTGCGCTGTGA
- the lnt gene encoding apolipoprotein N-acyltransferase → MVAPPVAPGQPAADTPPARRRRDVRGTLLRVLLAAAGGVLVYLSFPPRTAWWLAPLGFAVLGVLVHGRRARAGFGLGLVWGLGFMAPLLRWTGEFVGLIAWLPLALVCALLIAVGTAAMAVVSRVPGAPLWMALVWVADEALRAVFPFGGFPWGKIAFGQPEGWYLPLASLGGAPLVGFAVALTGFGLAHLGRDWRVGAPLVVLPLVAGLAATALVRTDPDQGEVTVAAVQGNVPRAGLDFNSQRRAVLDNHVERTLELAADVDAGRAPRPQLVIWPENSSDIDPFRNVDAAAQIQRATEAIRAPIAVGAVVVDRADNLPRNTVVLFEPGVGATDSYTKRQLQPFGETMPYREFFRIFSETVERAGRFQPGDDPTGFAVGDVRVAIDTCYEVAFDSVVRDSVLAGGGANLIAIPTNNATFGYTEMTYQQLAMSRVRAVEHGRAVVVSATSGVSAIVAPDGSVTQRTGMFTPDALVATLPLRGEATLATRLGAWPEWVMTALGLAAVAFGSAVGLAQRRRRSRPTPGAGVGEEETDGGPAGAA, encoded by the coding sequence GTGGTCGCTCCCCCTGTGGCGCCGGGTCAGCCCGCCGCCGACACGCCCCCCGCCCGCCGTCGCCGCGACGTGCGCGGCACGCTGCTGCGGGTGCTGCTGGCCGCGGCCGGTGGCGTGCTGGTCTACCTCAGCTTCCCGCCGCGCACCGCGTGGTGGCTCGCGCCGCTGGGGTTCGCCGTGCTCGGCGTGCTGGTGCACGGTCGCCGCGCGCGCGCCGGGTTCGGGCTGGGCCTGGTGTGGGGGCTGGGGTTCATGGCGCCGCTGCTGCGCTGGACCGGCGAGTTCGTGGGCCTGATCGCCTGGCTGCCGCTGGCACTGGTGTGCGCGCTGCTCATCGCGGTGGGCACGGCGGCGATGGCGGTGGTGTCGAGGGTGCCGGGCGCGCCGCTGTGGATGGCGCTGGTGTGGGTGGCCGACGAGGCGCTGCGCGCGGTGTTCCCGTTCGGCGGGTTCCCGTGGGGCAAGATCGCCTTCGGGCAGCCCGAGGGCTGGTACCTGCCGCTGGCGTCGCTGGGCGGCGCGCCGCTGGTCGGGTTCGCCGTCGCGCTGACCGGCTTCGGCCTGGCCCACCTGGGCCGCGACTGGCGGGTGGGAGCGCCGCTGGTGGTGCTGCCGCTGGTCGCCGGGCTCGCGGCGACCGCGCTCGTGCGCACCGACCCCGACCAGGGCGAGGTGACGGTCGCCGCGGTGCAGGGCAACGTGCCGCGCGCGGGCCTGGACTTCAACTCCCAGCGCCGCGCGGTGCTCGACAACCACGTCGAGCGGACCCTGGAGCTGGCCGCCGACGTCGACGCGGGGCGGGCGCCGAGGCCGCAGCTGGTGATCTGGCCGGAGAACTCCTCCGACATCGACCCGTTCCGCAACGTCGACGCCGCCGCGCAGATCCAGCGCGCCACCGAGGCGATCCGCGCGCCCATCGCGGTGGGCGCGGTGGTCGTCGACCGGGCCGACAACCTGCCGCGCAACACGGTGGTGCTGTTCGAACCGGGCGTGGGCGCCACCGACTCCTACACCAAGCGCCAGCTGCAGCCCTTCGGCGAGACGATGCCCTACCGGGAGTTCTTCCGGATCTTCAGCGAGACCGTGGAGCGCGCGGGCCGCTTCCAGCCGGGCGACGACCCGACCGGGTTCGCGGTCGGCGACGTGCGGGTGGCGATCGACACCTGCTATGAAGTGGCCTTCGACTCGGTGGTGCGCGACTCGGTGCTCGCGGGCGGTGGGGCGAACCTGATCGCGATCCCGACCAACAACGCCACGTTCGGCTACACCGAGATGACCTACCAGCAGTTGGCCATGTCGCGGGTGCGGGCGGTGGAGCACGGCCGGGCGGTGGTGGTCTCGGCCACCTCCGGGGTGAGCGCCATCGTGGCCCCGGACGGCTCCGTCACGCAGCGGACCGGCATGTTCACCCCGGACGCTCTGGTGGCGACGCTGCCGCTGCGGGGGGAGGCTACGCTTGCCACCCGGCTCGGTGCATGGCCCGAGTGGGTGATGACCGCTCTGGGTCTGGCGGCCGTGGCGTTCGGCTCGGCAGTGGGCTTGGCACAGAGAAGACGACGATCGCGTCCGACCCCTGGTGCGGGTGTCGGCGAGGAGGAAACGGATGGCGGACCAGCAGGCGCAGCCTGA
- a CDS encoding RNA polymerase-binding protein RbpA, with product MADRVLRGSRLGAVSYETDRNHDLAPRRSVRYACPKGHDFEVPFSDDAEVPHTWECRLHGQESKIIDGAEPEAKKVKPPRTHWDMLLERRTIPELEELLDERLEELKGRRTRTA from the coding sequence ATGGCCGACCGCGTTCTACGGGGCAGCCGGCTCGGAGCAGTCAGCTACGAGACCGACCGCAACCACGATCTCGCCCCGCGCCGGTCGGTGCGGTACGCCTGCCCCAAGGGTCACGACTTCGAGGTCCCGTTCTCCGACGACGCCGAGGTCCCGCACACCTGGGAATGCCGCCTGCACGGCCAGGAGTCGAAGATCATCGACGGTGCCGAGCCGGAGGCGAAGAAGGTCAAGCCGCCGCGCACGCACTGGGACATGCTCCTGGAGCGCCGGACCATCCCCGAGCTGGAGGAGCTGCTCGACGAGCGGCTGGAGGAGCTCAAGGGACGGCGCACCCGCACCGCCTGA
- a CDS encoding glycerophosphodiester phosphodiesterase, with amino-acid sequence MTATHPYLAGPHPRAYAHRGWHLDELAGMENSLAAFRRAAAEGYRYLETDVHATSDGVVVVHHDSTLDRTTDGSGPVAAQPWSAVRRANVGGREPVTRLEDLLEELPDALLNVDVKADSAVGPVLDVLRRTGAAHRVCLASFSDKRLARLRRLGGPDLMTSMGPRSAGALWAAGRTRVPALPVRGLIAQVPRTSGRLTVVDPRFVRAAHRRNLEVHVWTVDTDAEMRALLDLGVDGLVTDRPDRLRAVLRDRGAWSA; translated from the coding sequence GTGACCGCGACCCACCCGTACCTCGCCGGCCCCCACCCCCGGGCCTACGCCCACCGGGGCTGGCACCTCGACGAGCTGGCCGGCATGGAGAATTCGCTCGCCGCGTTCCGGCGCGCCGCCGCCGAGGGCTACCGGTACCTGGAGACCGACGTCCACGCCACCTCCGACGGGGTCGTCGTCGTCCACCACGACAGCACCCTCGACCGCACCACCGACGGCTCCGGCCCCGTCGCCGCCCAGCCCTGGTCCGCCGTGCGCCGCGCCAACGTCGGCGGCCGCGAACCCGTCACCCGCCTCGAGGACCTCCTCGAGGAACTGCCCGACGCGCTGCTCAACGTCGACGTCAAGGCCGACTCCGCCGTCGGCCCCGTCCTCGACGTGCTGCGCCGCACCGGCGCCGCGCACCGCGTCTGCCTCGCCTCGTTCTCCGACAAGCGCCTCGCCCGCCTGCGCCGGCTCGGCGGCCCCGACCTGATGACCTCCATGGGGCCCCGCTCCGCCGGGGCCCTGTGGGCCGCGGGCCGCACCCGCGTGCCCGCGCTGCCCGTGCGCGGCCTCATCGCCCAGGTCCCGCGCACCAGCGGCAGGCTCACCGTCGTCGACCCCCGCTTCGTGCGCGCCGCCCACCGCCGCAACCTGGAGGTGCACGTCTGGACCGTCGACACCGACGCCGAGATGCGCGCACTGCTCGACCTCGGCGTCGACGGCCTCGTCACCGACCGCCCCGACCGGCTCCGCGCCGTCCTGCGCGACCGCGGCGCCTGGAGCGCCTGA
- a CDS encoding NUDIX domain-containing protein: MTGKHGTGRRSAGILLHRRGGAGVEVLLGHMGGPFWARKDDGAWSIPKGEPDGDDEAPETTARREFTEELGLPVPEGELVPLGEVRQAGGKVVHAFALAADLDPDQVVPGTFTMEWPPRSGQLREFPEIDRAAWFSLVQARVKIVKAQRELLDRLDGIVVFAQH, from the coding sequence ATGACGGGCAAGCACGGGACGGGCAGGCGCAGCGCGGGCATCCTGCTCCACCGCCGGGGCGGGGCGGGCGTCGAGGTCCTGCTCGGCCACATGGGCGGGCCGTTCTGGGCGCGCAAGGACGACGGCGCCTGGTCCATCCCCAAGGGCGAGCCCGACGGCGACGACGAGGCCCCCGAGACCACCGCGCGCCGCGAGTTCACCGAGGAGCTGGGCCTGCCCGTGCCCGAGGGCGAACTGGTGCCGCTGGGCGAGGTCCGCCAAGCCGGCGGCAAGGTCGTGCACGCCTTCGCCCTGGCCGCCGACCTCGACCCCGATCAGGTGGTTCCGGGGACCTTCACGATGGAGTGGCCGCCGCGCTCCGGGCAGCTGCGAGAGTTCCCCGAGATCGACCGCGCGGCGTGGTTCTCCCTGGTCCAGGCGCGTGTGAAGATCGTTAAGGCCCAGCGCGAGCTGCTCGACAGGCTCGACGGGATAGTTGTTTTCGCGCAACACTGA
- a CDS encoding helix-turn-helix domain-containing protein codes for MTDAPPPHDPADDVLGKVGERLRHLRTSRGATLADLAHATGISKSTLSRLESGQRRPSLELLLPIARAHRVPLDELVGAPPVGDPRIRPVPVRRNGMTVLPLTQQPGGLQAYKMIIPPRGEPDPRTHTGYEWLYVLSGRLRLVLADHDVVLAPGEAAEFDTRLPHWFGPAGDEPVEVLSLFGKQGEQIHMRTRRKG; via the coding sequence ATGACCGACGCCCCACCCCCGCACGACCCCGCCGACGACGTGCTCGGCAAGGTCGGCGAACGCCTGCGGCACCTGCGCACCAGCCGCGGCGCCACCCTCGCCGACCTCGCCCACGCCACCGGCATCTCCAAGTCCACCCTGTCCCGACTGGAGTCCGGGCAGCGCCGCCCCAGCCTCGAACTGCTGCTGCCCATCGCCCGCGCCCACCGCGTGCCCCTCGACGAACTGGTCGGCGCGCCGCCCGTGGGCGACCCCCGCATCCGCCCCGTGCCCGTCCGCCGCAACGGCATGACCGTCCTGCCGCTCACCCAGCAGCCCGGCGGCCTCCAGGCGTACAAGATGATCATCCCGCCGCGCGGCGAACCCGACCCGCGCACCCACACCGGTTACGAGTGGCTCTACGTCCTGTCCGGGCGGCTGCGCCTCGTGCTCGCCGACCACGACGTCGTCCTGGCCCCCGGCGAGGCCGCCGAGTTCGACACCCGCCTGCCCCACTGGTTCGGCCCCGCCGGCGACGAGCCCGTCGAGGTGCTCAGCCTCTTCGGCAAGCAGGGGGAGCAGATCCACATGCGCACCCGCCGCAAGGGCTGA
- a CDS encoding MFS transporter → MSVADSTAPAVDRKREQRGWTWYDWANSVFPTSVVTVFLSGYLTAVAKEAAIADTARNGPNACADGSLKQCDISLFGAYFPAGSLWGYLLSIATVVQVVVLPVMGAVADRTQNKRRMLAVLAFTGSAATIALAAVGGDNWHLGVALFILGNICYGASVVVYYAFLPEIATPDERDAVSSRGWAFGYLGGGLALAVQLALFVGHDAIGLSEGAAVRVGFVLSGLWWAGFTLIPLARLKRHQEPHGTETGAGAITAGFAELRQTMRQARMFPLTLAFLATYLIYTDGIATVANVSAQYGRDELKLDETVLITTILIVQFVAFFGGLLHGRAARAWGAKRTIMVSLCVWIVVVTAAFFVQAGQQFQFYGLAAGIGIVLGGTNALSRSLFSQMIPPGREAQYFSLYEVGERSTSWLGPLVFAGVGQATGSFRLAIISLVAFFVIGFVLMIFVPVRRAITASGNPVPVKV, encoded by the coding sequence ATGAGCGTGGCCGACAGCACAGCACCCGCCGTGGACCGCAAGCGGGAACAACGCGGCTGGACCTGGTACGACTGGGCGAACTCGGTGTTCCCCACCTCCGTGGTCACCGTGTTCCTCTCCGGCTACCTCACCGCCGTGGCCAAGGAAGCCGCCATCGCCGACACCGCGCGCAACGGCCCGAACGCCTGTGCGGACGGGTCGCTCAAGCAGTGCGACATCTCCCTCTTCGGCGCCTACTTCCCCGCCGGGTCCCTCTGGGGCTACCTGCTCTCCATCGCCACCGTCGTGCAGGTCGTCGTCCTGCCCGTCATGGGCGCCGTCGCCGACCGCACCCAGAACAAGCGGCGCATGCTCGCCGTGCTCGCCTTCACCGGCTCCGCCGCCACCATCGCCCTGGCCGCCGTCGGCGGCGACAACTGGCACCTCGGCGTCGCCCTGTTCATCCTCGGCAACATCTGCTACGGCGCCTCCGTCGTCGTCTACTACGCCTTCCTCCCCGAGATCGCCACCCCCGACGAACGCGACGCCGTCTCCTCCCGCGGCTGGGCCTTCGGCTACCTCGGCGGCGGGCTCGCCCTCGCCGTGCAGCTCGCCCTGTTCGTCGGCCACGACGCCATCGGCCTCTCCGAAGGCGCCGCCGTCCGCGTCGGGTTCGTCCTGTCCGGCCTGTGGTGGGCGGGCTTCACCCTCATCCCGCTCGCCCGCCTCAAGCGCCACCAGGAACCCCACGGCACCGAGACCGGCGCGGGCGCCATCACCGCCGGCTTCGCCGAACTGCGCCAGACCATGCGCCAGGCCCGCATGTTCCCCCTGACCCTGGCGTTCCTGGCCACCTACCTCATCTACACCGACGGCATCGCCACCGTCGCCAACGTCTCCGCCCAGTACGGCCGCGACGAGCTCAAGCTCGACGAGACCGTCCTGATCACCACCATCCTCATCGTGCAGTTCGTCGCCTTCTTCGGCGGACTCCTGCACGGCCGGGCCGCCCGCGCCTGGGGCGCCAAGCGCACCATCATGGTCAGCCTGTGCGTGTGGATCGTGGTCGTCACCGCGGCGTTCTTCGTCCAGGCCGGGCAGCAGTTCCAGTTCTACGGCCTCGCCGCCGGCATCGGCATCGTCCTGGGCGGCACCAACGCCCTGTCCCGGTCGCTGTTCTCCCAGATGATCCCGCCCGGCCGCGAAGCCCAGTACTTCTCCCTCTACGAGGTCGGCGAGCGCTCCACCTCCTGGCTCGGCCCGCTGGTGTTCGCCGGCGTCGGCCAGGCCACCGGCTCCTTCCGGCTGGCGATCATCTCCCTCGTGGCGTTCTTCGTCATCGGCTTCGTGCTGATGATCTTCGTGCCGGTCCGCAGGGCCATCACCGCCTCCGGCAACCCCGTCCCCGTCAAGGTCTGA
- a CDS encoding GntR family transcriptional regulator, which produces MISLDQASSVPPYEQVRSQFARKITDRELAVGTRLPTVRALAADLGIAVNTVARAYRELEEAGLIETRGRAGTVVSAAGERSRERVLRAARGYAATAREQGLSADEALEIVRAALAG; this is translated from the coding sequence GTGATCAGCCTCGATCAGGCTTCGTCCGTGCCGCCCTACGAGCAGGTGCGGTCCCAGTTCGCCCGCAAGATCACCGACCGCGAGCTGGCGGTGGGCACCAGGTTGCCGACCGTGCGGGCGCTGGCCGCCGACCTGGGCATCGCGGTCAACACGGTGGCCCGCGCCTACCGCGAGCTGGAGGAGGCGGGTCTCATCGAGACCCGCGGCAGAGCGGGCACGGTGGTCAGCGCGGCGGGGGAGCGCAGCCGGGAGCGGGTGCTGCGCGCCGCCCGCGGCTACGCCGCCACCGCCCGCGAGCAGGGCCTGAGCGCCGACGAGGCGTTGGAGATCGTCCGCGCCGCGCTGGCGGGGTGA